Sequence from the Ostrea edulis chromosome 8, xbOstEdul1.1, whole genome shotgun sequence genome:
aaacaaaagtgcgTATCATCTACCCTCCTGTGTTTtttaaaccagaagtgatcaaagaattaaatagtttcattCTTACGTAttctgaatatgaaataaaaatatgcaagAGTTCCTATTTGACAATaccttcgtggtctttggtgatcaggtcttccaacagtctctcggaattcccatgggcacgaattgtgctcatttgttacctgacctgtttttatattcatatgaagcagaatttatcaaaaaacttctacgtgagaggAAACAtgtcttgttgtggccttcaatttaaCATttcgtggccgagtggttagatcaTCGCGCTctaaatcacacggcctctcatctGGTCGGCGCAAGTTCAAATCCCtcttgcgccggtaagtgagaaagtttcccagtttacttttggaagatagatggtctcttcccaggtacattgtatctgggttctcttcTCCACCactaaaaactgggcgccaccagttaacagaaaaattgttgagtgtgggggaaacatcaatcaatcaatcaatttatctTTGAGccgggagggatctttatcgtgccacacctgctgtgacacgggtcctctgtttttgcggtctcatccgaaggaccgccccatttaatcgcctcttacggcagagtaggggtactgaggaactattctaacccgggttcCCACGGGAAGATGAATTGCAACTGCCTTATAAACGATATACAGAGATTTGCCTGAATGAAAGTATTACCGTAAATCTGTTAATGTGTGACTCTGATCAGACGTAGAGTTATAAATGCTATGCACCGTTTCTCAAATTAGCAATGATTATATTTTCTGTAGAGAACAACGacaaagtaggtcaaactttcaCCAACATCTACGAGAATCTGGATCCAAAAGATAAGCTCATCTCAAAACCGGAAAGGAAATCAACTCCTGTCACAAACGCGAAGAAATACGAAACCAAGGCTGATTACGACACAGATGACGAAGGCGTAGAGAATCCCTATGGTGATCTGTACATAAATGAAGAAACCATTGCCGATGTTCCCGTCAGTCAGCTAGAGAGCGTTATTGccgaaaaaaagaaagatgaaGAGGATGGATTTAAAAGAGAATATGCTGTAAGTTATGGTGATCAGATCAAGAAAACACGTGAAGACTGAACTGTACGTACAAGGAATGACGTTGTATGTCAAATGAAATAACTTGGATAATTGATTTGAGGATGTTCTTTTAAAGTTCATTGGTCTACCATTTTCTTTAATTGAGGACATACTGTTAACATGTACTGACACGCCCCTTCATGtaagttctgtaaacataaCAGCATGAACTGTAACGCTTTATGTCAGCATTATTCATGAGGCGTTATCGCGTGAATCGTTATCGTTTATACTCTcgtgttattttaaaatgaaattcatttatcatatttacattttacttccGTTTCTCTCAGAGTATTctcagccgttaaaatagtcgCACTGTGTGTATAAAGATTCGTATACACATTGTTaacgttcatgaggaaatgactattaTTTCCATTGGTAAAGATCTATAAGGTTAAAAAGGGAAATAAGTTagtttgaaaatgatattggcttaaaaatctttaaagtcACTTTGATCAGCATCTCGTTTGTATGATCTATATAAATTGTTCATAACCTGATGTATCTAACGTACAATTAAGGAGaagaaattttaattatctgTTATTCATCCTGTAGATGTTGCCGTACGGGGAACAACACCAGTGTGATGCCGGAAAGCGACCCGAAAACGTGCCGAGAAACAGATTTAAAACCACTTTCCCGTGTATGTTTTCATGGTGATATGTTATAAAAGAATCCCTGCTGAATAGAGTAACTGTATTTTATCTACATATTCTCTATTTCTGCACAAGTCTAACGGAGAATATAAAAGCAACAACAAATGTGGGACCTAGAATTTATTCTGTCCTCATTCATCTAAAATGATCATGTGCCATGAAGCGCAATTTCtgtttgtttttatacttttgtAGTAACCTGCATATGCGAGTATCTAACGTTAATAGCGATGGCGTTTATAACGCATTGAACAACGCTGTTGAAGGAATACTTTTTATAATTATAACTACTGGTTTATATATAACTTCCACGTTGGTCTaactcatttacatgtaatattcaaCTTTCATGAACTTGTAAAGGGCACCTTCATGGGATTTATAAAACAGAAATTGCAAGGAATAGCTTAATGTAGTAGCAAGGGGTAGCCTGATATCCAAGAATGTGGTGCAGTTGTTCTCTGTGTTGGTACTGATATATAGAAAAGACGAATATAGCAATCAATTATGTTAGTGCTCACATTTTGAACGAATCCAGCACTACAGTAATCTGATAAAAAATACGCTGAAAGTATTTTCTTGTGTatcatttgaaaatgataagAGAAATCCATGTTTCAAATGAGAATGTTTAACAATGAAATCATCTATCTATTTCATTTTTGGTTACATAAAAAGGCTTTACTTCGATGTCGGGATCCCTCACGCACCTTCCATGTTATTCTCGCTCAGCGCGGTTTCTCGGACCTGATTGAAAACGtttgtatgaattttttttaaaactagacacatatcttttttattttttgtttacagatGATCATTCCAGAGTCATTTTAAATGGAGATAATGGAACATCGTCTGACTATATCAACGCCAATTACATCAATGTGAGTCGACATTATGAACTAGTAGTTGAAGAAAATAAATGCTTATGTTTTCTATATTAAGTAAGTCGGAGATAGAGTAAGAATTGATTTTTTGAAATACAATTGATTGCACAAATTAAAGATTGTCAAAATGTTTGTAAACTTCTCGTATTCATAAATTTGTGAATTCAGTTTAAGTTATAATGACGAAGAGCGTTATACTGTGTTTTCTTAATACCGAAGTGTTCGACATTTGTGTTTCCACTTtctatgtttatttcatttaaggGAACATACGAAGAGAATGAATACATAGCTTCACAAGGTATttgttatctatatatatatatatatatatatatatatatatatatatacacgtgaatatgaatacataattaaatgtttattcggtatttACATGCATGCAAATGTACATAAAAATGTACTATATGACCCACGATAAAGTCGCGAATGTCCAATCTGATCCTTGCATATGTACGGATGTTTGCATTAGGAGGTTTTTATGTGGGTTTATATGTAGTAAACCCACGTATCTGAGCAGGTGACCACCATACATTTTCACATACAACCCCTGCCGATCACGGAGATCGAACTGAGGTCATAGAAATGATAAGCATTAGCGCTACCCGGGCATCCTACACGtgtatatttatgtttacaCTGTATTTGAGTTGATTCCCATTTTAAGAAATATAAGAATACAGTCTATCATTGTTAGTACGAATAGTTTCTGAAATGTATATCAAGTATACTGCTGTGTTTAGTTAGCTGCTAACCGTAGATTAATGATGGATTCGAACCTAGTTATTCGGACGCGTTCTAGATGTTTATCGTCAATGATGCGATCCAATCGAGTCAATTTGAAAGTCTTGCTTCCATGCAAAACCACTGGAATCAATGTATTATCTTGATCACGGAATGTAAGAGAAATTAAAAATTGCTAAAACGCATTAAAGATGCGTATgaccgagttgcagtttggtaAATTATGCCCGCTTGCATTCATGAAGTAAAAACAAACGCACATATTTAAtaaagtttataagtatgaagttTTGAATGACCGCAataagtatttagtttgataatGACCTTTGgtctttggatttcaaaagcaatatGAATCTTGAATGcaatcaggatttgaagtctgataaacatgctccagaaagtacatgtatgacagatagaggcaagctcaaatttacaatttatagtgaagaagagaccttgacctttgaccttttaacctaAAATGAATGGAAACCTTCCTCTTTTATATGAGATCAACATATgaaagtctcacaaagatgcaccaagtagtatgaaagttagagatcGAACAGGctaaatctatggcatttagtgacaaagtgaccttgacctttgaccttttgacgtGAAAATAAGTGGTAACCTCTCTCGTTTTGATATGATCACGTTATGTAAGTTTTACAAAGATgcccctagtagtatgaaaATTAGAGaacggacaagctcaaatctatggcatttagtgatcaagttatcttgacctttgaccgtttgacctcaaaataaataggaaccttcctcttttgaaTGGAAttgttatgtaagtttcacaaagtTGCATAAAAGAGCaggaaagttagagaccggacaaggtAATTGTGGACGCCGCAAGCCCGCCCGTCTGCCCGACTGGATGCCTATCATTCGCTAATTTAAAAGCCGGGACttgctacgcaactcggctaaaatcAACACGAAAATGAAATCTCAAGCGTCTGGACTGTACAGAAAGTTAAAGTGGTAATGAAATATGTAGGCAGGATACACAATTCCTTTCAAATGCTATATTTGTCTATGGATTTGGATACATCAATTTGCAAAGTGTTTTTTGTATATCTCAATATCTTCCAGGACCTAAACAAAACACCCTGGTGGATTTCTGGGCGATGATATGGCAGGACAATGTTAGTCAGATTGTGATGTTGACAAATCTTAAAGAGGGAGTCAAGGTAAATCTTTACAGTAAAGAACCTCTCAGGGATTAAAAATTGGAATTGAGAAAAACTATAGTATACGTGGAGGTACATAACCCAATGTACTTTCAGAGATAGAATCTAGGGTCGGATCCATAGAATGTTTAAAGGGATGAGTTTCAACATTAGAAGGTACTTTTCCAGGCCGTAATCTGGGATTTCACCCGTCAATATGTTTAAAAACACAGCACGTTCCTTTATTCGAAATTGTCCTACCCTGTGGTTGGGGGTTATAACCGTTATTCTCATCTAAATCCTTCACTTCAAATTAATTATGTGTTAATGATCAACTGGAATAAGGTGCAGAAATGAATAAGATAAACACAGTAAAACTTTAATCTCAAAAACAGAATCAGTCGagatgtgaaaaagaaaatgaaaacgaAACTTTGTAAAGATGGGGTTGAAGatcagaatattaaaaaaacctTGTGTGATAAAAATAGAGAGCAAGTTATCTTATATGTGTGTGACAGTTTGACATATGTAACTTCAAGGTTTTTAGGAGTCATTTCGAACAAATTGATGCTTGGACATTTTATTCAGTTTATTACTATTGTTTTGTAACGGTCATTATGGTCATTTAAAGATGATTTTACTGTGATTTTTCCCCACTGAATCAAATTAATATCCAAGTAACAGAATTTACTATTACCTCCATGATATGGTAATTGACTAATGATATTATGTTATTAAGGAAAGTTCAATATCGTGTCAGTTATAATGTTTGCATGAAAACCTATTTCTACACGATTGATATTACGAGTGGTAAAACAGGATCAATAAAATGCTGACATTGAATACCTTTGAGCGTAGAAATACATCTTCAGCTTGAACAAGTAGaagtttaaaagtatttttgttCATTAACTATAGACATATTTAAAGTATTctaatttaaaattaatattgatGAAATGAATGCTATTTACAGATAAAGTGTACACAGTACTGGCCAGAAGAAATGAAAGCCAGAGCTTTTGGACAACTTGTGGTCAAATCTGTGGAAGAGAAAAAATATGCGTTTTACGTCATCAGAAAACTCTCCGTTTCACACAAAGAGGTAATATAGACTGTTTCTTAAATAGATACAATTTGCATGGGCGAAATAATAGAAAACCAAgcaataaaatgaaatcatcttgtcgaataattcaaaacaaatatctATATCAATCTATATTCCCATACATCTATACACTTGTTAACATTGTTCTGTATTTTCAGCTCAAAAAGTCCCGCGTTGTCACACAATATCACTACACCTCCTGGCCGGATCACGGGACTCCAGATCCGCTCTGTTTGGTTGTTTTCCATGACCACGTGACGAGGACAAAACCCAATCAAAATAAAGCACCGATTGTTGTACATTGCAGGTAAAAAAGTTGCTTCAAGTTTGATAAAGGATATGAGGTGAAATGAATTGAAAACTTTGTGCTTTTTATATGGACTTGGTATTTTTCAGTGCCGGAATAGGGCGGACTGGGACATATATCGCCCTGGATGCTTTGTATAAAGCCGGGAAGGCGACGGACAAAGTCAATATAGCGGAATACGTGAAGACAATGAGGGCAAATCGAATGAACATGGTCCAAACCTATGTAATTCAACCTTAGTTTTCTTATACGCCGTAATCATTGATGTATATTATCtttcaatatgaatatttatgaatattatGAATAGTAAATGcgagtttgaaatatttgtggAGAAGTACATGGTTTGAATTAAGAATTATTccttttatcaaaatgaaaatatggggtgatatatcatatacatgtaaaacttatacaggtaccaattttaatgcaccagatgcgcatttcgacaaataatgtctcttcagtgatgctcaaccgaaatgtttgaaatccgaaatatgTAATAACaaaaaacctgatagaaatgatcaagaaaaataatttaatcCTTCCATCTTATCATGTATTCGATTTTGCTAATCAGTCGATTTCCCATTTCAGGAACAATACATGACGGTGTTTCTTGCTCTGAACGAATATTTTAAATCTGCTGTTGACACCCAGAGTCTTAATCAGTTCATGCAGAAGGCAGAAAATTTGGCGGGAGACCAGCCAGCCAACCAGACGACAATTAGGAAGGAGTTTGAGGTGCGTTTGGATTCACTTGAATTTGTATTAAACTAGTTTAAGCTGgttgatttgtgtgtgttgaAAATAATAGAACACTGTAGAAATACAAGCTCATGGCCAATGTAAAATTTTGGGACCACTAGATGTGCTCCAGTTTCTGTCATCTTGCCACAGATGCTTCCGTTTGTTGCCCGGAATTGTTCTGACATTATTAATTGGAAAGAACACAATCTCCCCTATTTGTTTTACGACAGAAAATTCAATAGAAAGGATTTTACATGCTACAGTAattatgttatttttaatgtacaatgCCCCGGACTGGTCATGAATTGCACTTTTTGTAGCATATTGAACATATTCGACTGTAATGACGTAGTTTGTGACATCAAAATTACAAATGAGCAGCGCCAATGTTTACTTATCCTTTTCGTCCCCGTTGGGACATAAGGCTTCAACAAGTTGTCTCCATCTACCTCTGTCCTTTGGGAATCCTGTTCTGGGGCATTTACAGTAattatgttatttttaatgtacaatgCCCCGGACTGGTCATGAATTGCACTTTTTGTAGCATATTGAACATATTCGACTGTAATGACGTAGTTTGTGACACCACAATTACAAATGAGCAGCGCCAATGTATATCGTGTTTTTgtgacaaaaatatattttttgtgttcAACAATACATAACAACCAGTCATCCCCCTAGCTCTGAAATACTTTTCTAATTTCCTATCATTACACTGATGAAGCCTGGCATTGTCGACAGAAGGgttttttgtataaaatatggTCGTACAGTTATATTTTGTACGTActtcagaaatgaaatattgaaatcttattttgtttttcagctCTTGATGAAAATACGACCAATGTACACGCCAACAGATTATAAAATTGCTAGCCAACACAATTCGAACAAAAACGGATATGATTTATTACCACGTGAGTATTAtgattttactttttattttcagaaaatacGATATCATACCTCCTCGTTCTAACTATGGAGAACGACTCACATATTAAGGGTATCAATTTGGATCGTATATATTAGGATCATTGTTGTGttggaaaattttatttttgtagtatTCAGCTGCAATTGTGGTAAGGCACCACTACAGTATGATCAATAAGTTTGAAATTGCATAACCCACATTAGATGTGCGTGATGATGATAATTCAGAGCTTTGGATTGATATGACTTTAGTCTAGTTTCATCTAAACACTATTTTATGATGATAATTCATGATAATATCAGACAACAGGCCGTGTCTATTTAAGTTCTCTCTATAAATTTGGTTTCCTTATTGAGAGAAGTAAAACTTAGATGAGAATTATGCAGATGATGAGTTATTGATATAAAGACTACAAATTATTTTCtacatattatcaaatgttCCAATATTACAAGTTCCATTGGTTTGTAGTTTGCTCCTTGATCACGCGAGATGTTATATCAATGCCGAAGTACTACAGCAATTTAACATTATTATTTGCAGGCAATTTTTGTATGAAGTATTACAAAATGCTTAGGTAGACTGCTATTGAGAAATGCAGATTTTTTGTAAATACGATACCTTATTCTAACGTTAAATTTTGATGAAGATGTAATACAGAGTTTAGCATAGAgaaatgtttataacagttagtATTTTTCTAATCAATTTAGTTGACAAGTACAGCTTATATCTAACATCATCGGTTGCAAAACGTGGAAACTTCATCAATGCCATCCATGTCCCTGTGAGTACGATTCAGACAAGAAATATTAACATTACAATGCTATACCCCCAAAGTATCTAAAGTGCAACTGTGCCTTATTTATTCTCCAGTCATACACAGATGATAGGACCTTCATAGTGACGAATTATCCATCAGCAGAGGGCGCTGTGGACTTTCTTCGTCTGCTCAATGACCATGAATCCAATACCGTGATCTGCATGGATCCGTTACGTGAAATAAAATCGgtttgtatttgtattagaaTAATCGACATGCAATATGGATACCCGTTTTTTGAAATCACTTTCAAGAAATTGATTAGTATGTCGGGTAATGGTGAATACTTCAATTTCTTGATTGTCGCTTGTATCTTTGTTAGGTTTGTTTCATTTAAAGTCAAATGCTATTTATAGaaaaatacatgatatatcCCGGAGTCCATGTTTGTTCTACTCTCAGTTTTGTATTCTTGTAaaaagatttatgagattaatcagcGTACGTTATATTCACCGTTTCCACTTAACATCATTGCATACAGGACTTGTATCTAGCTGAATATTTCCGTATATCGTTAACGTATTTTGAATAGAATGTAAGCTAGCCAGGTGAAACAGTAGTTTCATGGCTATTCATATACAGCAGTGATCTTCATATTAAGTGTTTTTATCTTTGCTTCAGTCAAAAGCATGGTTTCCAGATGCAGGTTCGACTAAATCCTTGGCGCCTTTTGAGGTGCGTCATCAGTCTGAAAAAAGCACAGATGTTAAGATCACCACAGCACAGATTTCAAGAGATGAGGTGAGTGAGACGTTTGTATACGCATCTGTTACAGACCATAGTTGCCTCTTAGAATACCTCCAAACATGGTCAAGGAAAAACGATCCTGATATTTCCCTTTAATGTTTGGACGTTTTCGTGCGAGACAAAACgtgatatttttcattaaatgcGGGCCAGTTTTATTATTACTGCAGCTGCTGTGTTGAATTGTTGTCGTGCTGTACGGATATTAAGGCTAGAAACCAGACAATGATTGCTGTAGTTACACATACTTACATTTCTTGTAGACATATCAGATCTTTATTCATTTTAGGAGACTCCTCAGCTTATAACAATAGTAGAACCACAAGGACCAGTGCAGTCTTCCGGAACTCCTCGTGACACTTCGTTTCTCCGAAACTTAGTGTCATTTGCTCAGAATCTCTCTACAGAATACCCAATCACTGTCGTCAGCaagtaagaaaataaaattctctctctctctctctgacaatgtaaatgatatattatgCTACTACTAGTCGCGGTAGCTTAGTGGTTACAGCATTTATGTCGTGATCGGGAGGTCATATCCCCCTAGTATGGCCGCGTCGAACCTAATACCTAAACATTGTGGGTTCAATGTTTGTGATAATGTATATCTAATGAAATGTGTCTTGTTTTGAATGGCACCACATTAACGGTGGGCAGTGAACAGTGTAAAGTTATAAATAGTAACAACACCGGTATCGTGATCCAAAAATAActaaaataaaatagataattgaATAGAACTTTTTCTACAAGGAATTCTACGCTAAATTATACGTTGAACATTATCTAGGTTTTAGTTAAGGACTGTCGCGATGTACCGGTAAATAAAACACTTGATGTGGCTGTTGAAAACTTGCACCTAATCTATCTATTAAACTATCAC
This genomic interval carries:
- the LOC130049427 gene encoding receptor-type tyrosine-protein phosphatase alpha-like; this translates as MCPQNCQERHCDIVTGTCLGCIPGYKGSVCNSPCDNDKYGLECKENCGNCSDGLQCNHVNGSCPNGCDVGAKGDKCDEECPYGWYGKNCATQCNPNCRGCNRFNGRCESGCLPGWKGTFCENKCDGGMYGDNCTQPCGQCLNSEQCHHVNGSCLNGCDRGSQGGKCTDECSEGRFGYNCQEICNINCGVPERCDRVTGQCQNGCQLGWKNQKCDSKCDSNTYGPDCTQVCGVCLDKEQCHHVNGTCTKGCDRGYEGINCTQECGWKSFGYNCNETCPVSCFNQTCDTVTGSCPQVQKQEDENSFDIAPIIGGVAAAVILCLVVVVVLVVFRRMRSTKPRTDPPPQARPRTETAENLYQNNDKVGQTFTNIYENLDPKDKLISKPERKSTPVTNAKKYETKADYDTDDEGVENPYGDLYINEETIADVPVSQLESVIAEKKKDEEDGFKREYAMLPYGEQHQCDAGKRPENVPRNRFKTTFPYDHSRVILNGDNGTSSDYINANYINGTYEENEYIASQGPKQNTLVDFWAMIWQDNVSQIVMLTNLKEGVKIKCTQYWPEEMKARAFGQLVVKSVEEKKYAFYVIRKLSVSHKELKKSRVVTQYHYTSWPDHGTPDPLCLVVFHDHVTRTKPNQNKAPIVVHCSAGIGRTGTYIALDALYKAGKATDKVNIAEYVKTMRANRMNMVQTYEQYMTVFLALNEYFKSAVDTQSLNQFMQKAENLAGDQPANQTTIRKEFELLMKIRPMYTPTDYKIASQHNSNKNGYDLLPLDKYSLYLTSSVAKRGNFINAIHVPSYTDDRTFIVTNYPSAEGAVDFLRLLNDHESNTVICMDPLREIKSSKAWFPDAGSTKSLAPFEVRHQSEKSTDVKITTAQISRDEETPQLITIVEPQGPVQSSGTPRDTSFLRNLVSFAQNLSTEYPITVVSKNGAMLCGVFCSVYNVIQQLKMDDNIDVFTAVRQLQTRRPEFCSTQVCTNPPLLRRVSVGV